The Phaseolus vulgaris cultivar G19833 chromosome 5, P. vulgaris v2.0, whole genome shotgun sequence genomic interval AGAGGATAATTCCTGGAGGTAACTTACAGCCAAGAAGAGGAGGGGGTGGCAGACCCCAAGCAATTGGAAGGGTGTTTGCTATGTCAGGAGCTGAAGCATCTCAATCAGGTAACTTGGTACAAGGTGTATGTTATATAGCTGGTAGATATGTGAAAGCTTTATTTGATTCTGGAGCGACACACTCTTTTGTGTCAAGTTTGTGTGTAACGGAGTTGGGTCTTCTAGTAAAGGAGTTGTCGTTTGAACTGTTGGTCTCTACACCAGCATCAGGAAAAGTTTTAACCTCTACAATTTACTCTGAATGTCCAGTAATAGTAGAGGGACGCAggttcaaaataaatttgatttgcCTACCTATTCAGGACCTGGATGTTATCCTAAGGATGGATTGGCTATCTGCCAATCACATTATCATAGATTGTGGTCAAGAGAAAATAGTGTTTTCAGATTCCCAGAAGTAAGATGTGATGTCTGCTTAGCATGTGTGGTCGGAATTGAAAGAAAGATCAAGTTGTTTTGTAATCTTACTCAGATGGAagttaagaatgaagaagaaatgaGTAGTATACATGCGGTGAAGGATTTCATGGATGTATTTCAAGAAGAAATACCTGGATTACCTCCTAAGAGAGAAGTAGAATTCTCTATTGATTTGGTACCTGAAGCTGGACCAGTGTCAATAGGACCTTACAGAATGGCTCCAACCGAGTTGATTGAACTAAAGAAGGAAGTTGAAGATTTGTTGGAGAAACAATTCATCAGGCCAAGTGTATCTCCATGGGGAGCTCTGGTGCTTCTAGTTAAAAAGAAAGATGGAGGGTCTCGTTTGTGTGTAGATTACAGACAGTTGAATAAATTAACCATCAAGAACAAGTATCCTCTACCTAGAATTGATGATTTGATGGATCAATTACATGTAGCCTCAGTGTTTTCAAAGATTGACTTGAGATCTGGATACCACCAAATTTTGGTAAAGGCTGAAGATGTTCAAAAGACAACATTTAGGTCTCGTTATTGACACTATGAGTATGTGGTGATGCCGTTTGGAGTAACAAATGCTCCAACTCTGTTCATGGATTACATGAATAGAATTTTTCGTCCTTTCTTGGATAAGTTTGTTGTAGTCTTTATAGACAACATACTTATTTATTCAAGGACTAAGGGAGAACCTGAAGAGCATCTAAAAAGCATATGAAGACAATGTTGGAGATTTTGAGGGAGAAGCAATTATATGATAAATTCTCTAAGTGTGAGTTTTGGCTGAAGGAAGTCAACTTCTTAGGGCATGTAATATCAGCTCAGGGGATCTCAGTGGATCTAGCCAAGGTGGAGGCAATGCTTCAATGGGAACGCCCAAAGACAATGACTGACATTAGGAGTTTTGTGGGTCTAGTTGGCTACTATCGGAGGTTCATTGAAGATTTTTCCAGGGTAGTAGCTCCTTTGACACAATTAACTCCCAAAGATCACCCTTTTGCTTGGACTGACATATGTGAGCAGAGTTTCAGAGAGTTGAAGAAAAGGTTAACTAGTGCTCCAGTGTTAGTGATTCCTGATACAGGAAAACCTTTTGAGGTTTACTGTGATGCTTCACTTCAGGGATTAGGTTGTGTCTTGATGCAAGAAAAAAGGGCAGTTGCATATGCTTCAAGGCAACTCAAAGTTCATGAGAGAAACTATCCAACTCATGACTTAGAGTTGGCAGTTGTGGTGTTTGCTTTGAAGATTTGGAGGCATTATTTGTATGGAGCTCAATTTCAGGTGTTCGGTGACCATAAAAGTCTGAAATACTTGTTTGATAAAAAAGAGTTGAATATGAGACAACAAAGATGGATggagtttttgaaggattatgatTGCCAACTGGTGTATCATCCAAGGAAGGCTAATGTAGTTGCAGATGCTTTGAGTAGAAAGTCAGTACAGGTGTCAACCATGATGattgaagaacaaaagttgATTGAGCAATTCAGAAATCTAAATTTGGGAGTGAAATTTCATGTTGATCACATTAGTTGTAGTAAGTTAATTATAACTAATGATTTTCTTGGAATGATAAAGGAAAAGCAGTTAGAGGATCCTAGTCTTAAGCATACTGTGGATTTACTAGGTACAAATCAGGCTAAAGACTTTGTGATGGGAAAAGATGTCATCTTAAGATTTAATGGCAGAATTTGCATACCTACAAATGAAGACCTGAAGAGAATGATCCTAGAAGAGGGTCATAAGAGTCATCTTAGTCTACATCCCGGTATGAATAAGATGTACCAAGATTTGAAGGAGTCCTTTTGGTGGTCAAACATGAAGAAAGAAATAGCTCAATATGTTGCTACATGTTTAACATGTCAGAAGGCAAAGGTGGAGCATCAGAGACCTGGTGGTTTGTTGTAACAGTTAGATATTCCTGAGTGGAAATGGGATAACATCGCTATGGATTTCGTTACTCATTTACCAAGATCAGTAAGGGGTCACGATGCAGTCTGGGTAATAGTTGATCGACTGACGAAGAGCGCTCATTTTCTTCCAGTTAATTTGAGAATATTTATGACTAAGTTGGAATAATTATACATCAGAGAGATTGTGTGATTGCATATAGTGCCTTCTAGTATTAtttcagatagagatcccaGGTTTACTTCACAGTTTTGGCAGACTCTACAAGATTCATTGGGAACTAGATTGAGAATGAGCTCTGCATATCATCCTCAAACAGATGGGCAGTCTGAGAGAATGATCTAATCCTTAGAAGATCTATTGAGGACATGTGTATTGGATCATCTAGGAGGTTGGGATGAGATGTTGCCTCTAGTGGAGTTCACTTATAATAATCGTTATCATGCCAGTATTGGAATGACACCATATGAAGCTTTGTATGGGAGGAAGTGCAGAACTCCTTTATGTTGGTATTATGATGGTGAGACAGTATTGGTTGGGCCAAAGTTACTTCAACAGACCACTGAGAAGGTGAAGCAGATACAAGACAAAATGAAAGCTTATCAGAGTAGGCAGAAATCATATGCAGATCAAAGGAAAAAGCCTTTGGAGTTTGCAGCTGGAGACCATGTGTTCATGAGAGTGACACCAACCAAGGGTGTAGAACGAACTATCAAATCAAGGAAGTTATCTCCTAAGTTTGTTGGACCATATCAAATCATAAGGAAGATAGGTCCAGTGACTTATGAGATTGCTCTACCTCCTCAGTTATCAAACCTGCATAATGTCTTTCATGTATCACAACTAAGGAATTATATCCCAGACCCTAGTCACGTATTGGAAGCGGATAATGTGCAAATCAAGGATAACTTGTCTTTTGAAGAAAAACCAGTTAGGATTGAAGACCATAAGAGTAAACAACTCATAGGCAAGACCATCAATATGGTGAAGGTGGTGTGGGATGATAAATCTGGTGATTCAACTTGGGAATTAGAAGAAATCATTAGAGAAacctatccctatctcttttcTGGTAAGTCAATTTCCGGGGacgattttttttattggggAGAATGTAAGtatctagaaaataaccttagagtagCAGTGGTACATTTTAAATGAcacctaaatattttattattaaaatgaaaagagcatataaatagaaaaatcagtTATTCAAGTTTCATTTTAAACGAACCACTATCTCTCTAGAAGTTTTCTTTTCCCTTtactctcccttctctctaagattttaaccttctcgctcatcagtttgacgatcgaagtacgccattggactcctggcagcgAAGACTACAAGACTACCCGATCATAATCTCTGaaagagtaagttcatttttgtccATTTTTCCTTTCCTTCCCCTTCTTTCTGAGATTCTAACCTCCTTGCTTATCaatttgacgatcggagtctgtcattagactcctggcagtgaactgtacaagattgcccgatcaaaatcttagatagagtaagttcattcttggctcattttcctttgagttaATTTTGATCTTATTAGGTTTGTCTATGTCTATGCTTTGCATATGATTCTTTTAGCTTCAGGGTTAATCCATGTTAACTCAAGGTCCTAGTTATATAGTTGGATTTTGATTAGGACTTTGTGGTGCAAGTTAATTACCTTTAAGCTTTTGGTAGATTTGGAGAGAATTTGCTAAAATTCAGGTAAGGGAAGTCAACCTTATTCTTTTCAAtaaaaccctaggttagaagattctggatgtgagggtgacgtggtcaccaattccaattGTTTTTGCTTGCATGATTGTCTCATTTGAAgggtaaagtaatatattgactaaaatagttgattttgaatattttatattgattttaaggtgaataagttGTTGAAGGTGTTTGTGATTcaaaattgaaagtgtttgaatgataatatatcagttgaattgtttttgaatattttgttgaattacttaaatgAGATGTTACAAgaagtggttgtttgattttagatgatgaATGATTTAGAGAGTATATATTTGgaacttagttatgtgtttaagtgaatttgagatatatttggattgtttagaaagtttaaaatatgatgtgattgaatggtgCATTAATgtgttaaatgatgtatgtaatatggtgaaagtgtgatcaagagaTAGTATTtccaggaaaggaaataccgtgttgagattgttattagggtgtattgatttgtgagtgtcctgtgaatgagacgatcctgactctactgatataatggaattacatagatgaagttattcagttggtgagagtcgaaggaggttcatttggctgagtctgaggtttgaaagaactaaTCAGAGCAaatcaaatggatttaccctgtcatatgagatgatgtgatgatgagatattgagattgattattCGCATGATTGTGTGGATTCACAatgagtagtatgacaggtgcaggtctctgatgttaatttcaatacacgagtcttccagaagtagagtcaagtaTCCGAGTATGCGAGTCAGTAGAAATAGGACAAGAGTAATGTGGATGATGAATGTGATAGAACCTTGATGAACTTGTGAAAATGTGTGAATAATGATGGTTTATgttgatatttaaagttttatatttgaacttttaaaaaaaGCTAGCTTACCCTGTGCTTTGTCTTGTGTTTGTTTTCTATAATTTGTGATGATCATGTTaatttacacgggagcagatgaagTTGCAGGTGATAGAGCTCCTCAATGAGCAACCAGAGGAACAAATGTTTTATATTGAATGTGTTGTTTGTAAACTTTTGTGTAAATAttaaaatccctatgaagaAGGATATCTTTTTGAGATACAATTATGAGATAGTTGTATATATTCATATGTTAAATAGATATttcttgttttacttttattttattatatatgggtaaaattAGGGATGTTATACGATTAGTGGTGTGATGACCCAACCGAAATAAAAGCTAGAGCGAAGGAATTTTTTTAGGACAAGTTCAGTGAAGGGGAAATAAAACTTGTTAGATTAGATAATGTTCCGTTTAAGAGTATCACAAGAGAGGATAATGAAATGATGATTGGAACTATATCTGAGGCAGAAGTTAAGGAAGCGATATGGAAGATATGGAATTGTGATAATTATAAAAGCCCTGGACCGGATGGTTTTAACTTTGGCTTTAATTTTGTTGGGATGTTATAAAAGGAGATGTTTTGAGTGCGGTACAAAGTTTTGCAAAGGGTGGGAATTGGCCGAATGGTACTAATGCTTCCTTTattactcttgtcccaaagacTGTGAACCCACCACTTTTGAATGACTTCAGACCAATTTCCTTGGTGGGATGTGTGTATAAAATTGTATCTAAAATTCTTTCTTCAAGGTTGAAAAAGGGTGTTGGATAAAGTCATTGACCCTAGGCAGTCTGCTTTTCTAGAAGGAAGGGGGTTGTTGGATAGTGTGTTGGTAGCTAATGAGACCCTTAAGGAAGtaaagagaaaaatgaaaaatgtgtGGTGTTTAAGGTGGATTATGAAAAGGCTTATGATTCTGTAAGTTGGGAGTTTATTTACTATATGTTAGGAAGATTGGGATTTTGTGGAAAGTGGATTGAATGAATAAAAAACTGTTTAGAATCTTCCTCAATATCTGTGTTGGTAAATGGAAGTCCAACAACTGAGTTTAAACCAAAGAAGGGCTTAAGACATGGAGACCCTTTAACaccatttctttttcttattgtgGCTGAAGGGCTTGCAGGGGTAGTTAGACAGGCGAAAGAGAAGATGTTAGTTGAAGTATTGAGGTTGGGGAAGGGCGAGTAAATGTGAGTATGCTGCAATATGCAGACAAcactcttttcttttgtaaagcCTCAACTCAAAGTGTTCTAACCTTAAAAGCTATTCTGAAGTGTTTTGAACTTGCGTCTGGTCTTAAGGTTAATTATTCCAAGAGCAAGGTTGGTGGAGTGGGTGTGAACGTCAACCAAATGATGGTTTTTGCCTCTATTCTTAATTGTGATATTATGAAGACACATTTTAGTTATTTAGGGGTGACAGTTGTAGGGAATCATAAGAGGTGTATTTTTTGGGAAGGGATACTTAATAAACTACGGAGTAGGTTGTGCTCTTGGAAAGGGAAATCCCTCTCTATGGCTGGTAGAATTTGCCTTATCAAATCTGTACTTACATCATTACCGTTATTCTACGTCTCTTTCTTTTGTATGCCGGCTACTATGGTGAAGGAAGTGAAAAGGATACAAAAGAGTTTTTTGTGGGGTTGGGGTTCAGAGAACAAAAAAATTGCCTGGGTAGCGTGGGACAAGGTTTGTGAGTCGAAAGAAAAAGGTGGCTTAGGTTTTATTGATATAAGAAAATTTAACTTAGCTCTTATGGGGAAATGGATTTGGAGAGTTAAGTCTGACAAGAGAAGTTTATGGAAGGATATTCTAGACTCTAAGTATGGTGGATGGAGGGGATTAAGGTCTCAAGAGAATTGTAAGGAATCGTTATGGTGGATGGACATCAGAAAAGTTTGGAAATTAGAGGAGTGGGATAATGACTTTGAAGACAGAGGGAGGTGGTAAGTAGGGGATGGAAAAGAAGTTAGGTTCTGGGAGGATAAGTGGGTGGACAATGTTCCTTTAATGCAAAAAATCCCTAGACTATTCTCTATCTCCTTAGATGTTGGTCGCACTATATCACAAGTTGGGGTTTGGAGCAACAATAGTTGGTTGTGGAAGTTGAGATGGATAAGGGATTTTTTTTTGTGGGAATCTAGCCTGGTTGAACTTTTATCGCGGGTGTTGGATAACAAGAGGCTTTCAAGAGAGGGTGAAGGTATGATCAATAAATGAATGTGGAGGGATGTAAAATCTACGAACTTCTCTATGAAGTCAACCTATATATTCTCTTGGGGGAGGAGTCTTCAGTGTGTGGGGACTTTTTTGCAAAATTCTAGACATTAAAGACCTTACCTTCGTCACATTTTACAGCTTGGAGGGTGTTATCCAATGCAATTTGAAGACAATCTCTTGAGACGTGGTATTCCAATGGTGTGTGATCGGTGTCCACTATGTGGTGTGGAAGAAGATACGGTAAGACATCTTTTTTTGAGTGTAAGGTCTCTTGGAGAATTTGGGGAATGTGTCTCGAGTGGTTAGGGTTTTCTTTGGTTTTACATTAAGATGCACAAATGCATTTTAAGATGTTTACACCTATAGATTTGAAACATGCTATTATTAAGTGCTGGGGGGGATTTGGGTAGGTattgtgagtgaaatttggaatcATAGGAATAATGTTGTCTTTAAGAATGGGCGAGTAGATCTAGTTGAGGTCTTTACTATGGTACAAAGGAAGACTTGGTCCTGGGTTACTATAAAGGAAAGATTGGCTAATTTCTCTTATTAAGACTAGTGTTTGGAACCTTTTTGTTGTATAAGTTATATGAGAGCTTGATGTTTAATGAttcatatttaacattttttgtcCAGGTTTGGAAGTTTGTGGTGTGTTTTGTGCAAGTTTTTTTTGGCTTTTGATTCTGGCAGGGTCGGGCTGATGGTTTTGATCTCGGGTTATAgtaaagaaaatgttatttgtTCTATCCCACTCGATTTGGAGCTTGAATCTTTATGATGTATGAGTTTTGAGAGATGGAAGTTTGATGATTATGGTTATGATTTGGCCACATTTGGAAGTTGTGGTGTACTTTGTGCAGGTTCAATTTGGTTCCCTCTCGTATGATCGGTTTGTTGGTTTAGACACTTGGATGTTTGGCGTACTTTTGGTTCTGACAAAGTTCTTGTTTAGTTGTTGGATTTTGTGTCCTGATTAGATGGTGCGTTTTCTTTGGGACGTTATTGTTCTGTGTTTGTTGGGATCTTGTATCTTGTTCTGGTTTGTTATTATGGTTATTGTGTTGTAATGTTTATTGGTTCCCTAGGGTATTAGGAACTTGATTTGAGTTTTTTATAAGGATTGAGACACCCCTAAAAtaccttattttattttatttattctttactaataagaaaaaaaaaattctaaccaTCTCCTTAATTGACTAATATAAAAGGTGTGAGGAGAGTAATGATATAGAAATTGAATGTGAGATTTGTTGTAGTATGGTTATAcatctatatatatatgaaaagtgtcctagtatatatatatatataattaaatattttcctACGCTGATCAtgatattgaaataaatttgtttaaagAGAGAGAATTGTGCACACATAACTATAAAAAGGatctagaagaaaaaaatacataaagaaaaaatataatatgaaaagtTCTCACACCTTTATTACACTGCTTCCTTaacttttttttccaaaatcacAAAAAATGAAGTTCACATGCCTCTAAAATCTTTCTAGacacaacttttcaaaaaagaaaaatcaactcaacaaattaaaaaaaaattattggtatagatttttatcagtaaattaatatgtaaaggagatttaattattaataagtttctaaaataatatctaatttagtttataatgaatattttttttaaatagtttttgattaataatttttttaatatctatttTTTGCAATAAAATTTTCTCATTCATCTAATTAAATGTAAAAATTCACCCATTTTATCTTATACTCATAATCTAAATGTGTATATAgtacactttttttaatatattcttcTTTATCTATTTATCTATATATTTGTGATTCTTGATAATTCAAAAGAAGAGAAGATTATGGACTTTGCCAAAAATGTACGAAAAGATGAGGATCATCTCTGAAACTCTTATCTTATACAGCCGCCTAAAGTTTTGTAATCATGTCCCCTCCCTTTCCCTTCCATTCTTCTTTGACTATTGCCACCACCTTTTCATACTCTTCAAGAACCACCCAATCCTCATAAAACCCTAAATCATTAATTCAATTAAACCCCTTTTTAATTCATTTCcccttaattaaaatattaaaatccaCAACAATCATTTCATTAATGTTGTGTTTGCAATAGGGTATTATAACATCATTATCTCATGTTTGTGCAATGATCTTTGATGTGCTCCAACTAGCTCATCATTGTCCATCATCTAATCCATAATTCAACTCATATCATTATCTCTTCTAACACTACTCATTCATCATTCTatcattcttatttttttttatcactaacTCATCATTGCACTCATTGcatcattatttatattttatactcTTCCAAcatattgtttatattttgtaCTCATTATTCAACATGCTAGCATTATTTAATAAAAGCtgcttaattttttaataatatgtcCATTTTTGTTACTGAAGATATCATATAATATACAATAGAGCATCTTTAAATATTGTTCCTAGCTTACATTAAAAACAATCAGCTATCTCATGATTATAATTGAGCATAAAGCATAAACTACACATCCTTCAACATTCAAATAGGTGTGCCACTGATGCTTTTAATATCTCACAAAGCTTTTGTTTAGATAATTAAAGAAGTAAGCAAACCCAAAATTTAAATGGGTGAAAGAATGGGTATATAAACCCTatatctaaatatatatatatatatatataaacaaataaatacatactaaaaaaaattataaaaaaaactaattttaaagataaaaaataattaaatcattatattaatttaattatatattatttttaaaaattaaaaaatattaatattaaaataatttataaattagtatctaattaactaatattttaattttaatatataattaattgtagttaaaactttaatatattattaaaaatattaaacaaattttatataagtctagttaaaactttaataattaattaaatataaatttaataataataaaaattatttaaatattaataatatttttagtctctaaaataatattaatttaattaatatattaattattatttttatttaaaattaatatttatttaatgattttttaataaaaaaaatattagttctaaaaaaacatttttttttatcctcaCAAAAGAATTCCTTCTTCACTCTAATGTTGAGTCAAACGGTAAAATGAAGATTTTCTATGATCCTATCTCTATTCTCtttattcaaaataaacaaaataaacatagCATAAGTCACTTTCACGTATGAAGTTACGTACAACTTCAAATGAAAGTTCAATTCAAGCCAGAGATAATTATTTGGGCtttatcctattttttttatttatttcagtgataaatgaaataaaagaaaggtacattgattataataataatatatgtaacAACGAATATGATAATGAAGAACAATGCCTTatgttttcatatatatatatatatagatgatTAAAGCTGTtctagaataaaattattaaataaatttttgaaacaaaaaataattactaattaattaagttagatagtttattttataaactaaaaaattatttatatttaaaattatttatattattaataaaaagttataaattattttttaaaaattaatatataatattattttataaactaaaattattaatatgtaaacttatttttattattaataaaaattataattaatttttaaattagttataacATTATCTATtaagattataaattaattactatcaaaattagtttaaagtttaaaatatttactaactaaAATATTGTTAGATACtaatctaaaaattagtttataaatttttattaataataaaaattattttaaacattaatagTTTTTAGCttattaaataatatctaaattaattattatttttctatcatTTAACAATTTTGTAGAGTTTAATTGGCTGAATTGCAAGTAATTTGTCTTTGGAATGTTTTAATATGATAAAAGTGAATCGTTATTACATCATTTTCACAGAATGTACAAGGTAGTTGTGATGGGTTTTGATATTATTGGTGAAAGATATGTGCatgaatttgaaatataaaaaacaatttggGATGATGAGTAGGGTAAAATGGAAAAGTGAGCATTAAATCTGACATGGCTCTCTATTCATAACACACGCGTTCATTTGGAAGCGAAACACGGAGTTTGAGCAGTCACTGTCTCGTGAAAGACTCGCACCATTTTATTCATGTGGTGAAGTTGAAACTGGTCAAAGAATCTTCAAGATGTGAATGGGCCAACGTGGatacaaagaaagaaaaaaaaaatagaaaagaagaaGGATAAGGTGAGAGATTTGAGAGAGAAAGAAACCACCACATCTATAGTTGCAAACGTGTCTACCTTGCAAACTTGTTT includes:
- the LOC137833926 gene encoding uncharacterized protein, translated to METHMLSLCWTPFEERLSSTFIERKCYTCQKEGHLLKDCPNRKRIIPGGNLQPRRGGGGRPQAIGRVFAMSGAEASQSGNLVQGVCYIAGRYVKALFDSGATHSFVSSLCVTELGLLVKELSFELLVSTPASGKVLTSTIYSECPVIVEGRRFKINLICLPIQDLDVILRMDWLSANHIIIDCGQEKIVFSDSQK